One Hyphomicrobium sp. CS1GBMeth3 DNA segment encodes these proteins:
- a CDS encoding acetyl/propionyl/methylcrotonyl-CoA carboxylase subunit alpha encodes MFKKILIANRGEIACRVIKTARKMGIKTVAVYSDADRDALHVDMADEAVYIGPPAAAESYLIIDKIVEACKQTGAEAVHPGYGFLSEREAFPLALEKAGIVFIGPNPKAIAAMGDKIESKKAAAKAKVSTVPGYVGEIADAKHAVKIAEEIGYPVMMKASAGGGGKGMRIAYTRREVEEGFPLARSEAKASFGDDRMFIEKFIVDPRHIEIQLVGDKHGNVLYFGERECSIQRRNQKVIEEAPSPLLDEKTRRAMGEQAVALAKAVGYDSAGTVEFVAGQDRSFYFLEMNTRLQVEHPVTELVTGIDLVELMIRVAAGEKLPMKQSDIKLNGWAIESRVYAEDPFRNFLPSIGRLVKYRPPEEGTSDGITVRNDTGVEEGGEISMFYDPMIAKLVTHGPSRIAAIDAQAEALDAFYIDGIQHNIPFVTALMHHPRWREGHLSTGFIAEEYPEGFKSRRAEGEELSVLVAVAAAIDHLHNVRRRQISHQMANGTVEFAKRRVVDVGGQRQTIEVGGTDGSLLHVSFIGADGAVSQSVSVGSDWSAGEPVWRGEVGGKTVAVQVRPILNGATLSYRGIQSPVYVYTEREAELAALMPVKAAADMSKFLLCPMPGLVKAIHTSEGQDVKAGDALAVVEAMKMENILRAERDGKVKKVNAKPGDSLAVDAVILEFA; translated from the coding sequence ATGTTCAAGAAAATTCTAATTGCCAATCGCGGCGAGATCGCCTGCCGCGTGATCAAGACCGCGCGCAAGATGGGCATCAAGACCGTGGCCGTCTATTCGGACGCCGACCGCGATGCGCTGCATGTCGATATGGCCGACGAGGCGGTGTACATCGGCCCGCCGGCGGCTGCCGAATCCTACCTGATCATCGACAAGATCGTTGAGGCCTGTAAGCAGACGGGTGCCGAGGCGGTCCATCCGGGCTACGGCTTCCTCTCGGAGCGGGAGGCGTTTCCGCTGGCGCTTGAGAAGGCCGGGATCGTGTTCATCGGCCCCAATCCCAAGGCGATCGCCGCCATGGGTGACAAGATCGAGAGCAAGAAGGCGGCGGCGAAGGCGAAGGTCTCGACGGTGCCTGGCTACGTCGGCGAGATCGCAGACGCCAAGCATGCGGTGAAGATCGCCGAGGAAATCGGCTATCCGGTCATGATGAAGGCCTCTGCCGGCGGTGGCGGCAAGGGCATGCGCATCGCCTATACGCGCCGCGAGGTCGAGGAGGGCTTCCCGCTGGCCCGCTCGGAGGCCAAGGCGTCGTTCGGTGACGACCGCATGTTCATCGAGAAGTTCATCGTCGACCCGCGCCACATCGAGATCCAGCTCGTGGGCGATAAGCACGGCAACGTCCTCTACTTCGGCGAGCGCGAGTGCTCTATCCAGAGGCGCAACCAAAAGGTCATCGAGGAGGCCCCGTCGCCGCTTCTCGACGAGAAGACGCGCCGCGCCATGGGCGAGCAGGCCGTCGCGTTGGCCAAGGCGGTCGGCTACGATTCGGCCGGCACGGTGGAGTTCGTCGCCGGCCAGGATCGCAGCTTCTACTTCCTCGAGATGAACACGCGGCTCCAGGTTGAGCATCCGGTGACGGAGCTCGTGACCGGCATCGATCTCGTCGAGCTGATGATCCGCGTCGCGGCGGGCGAGAAGCTGCCGATGAAGCAGTCGGACATCAAGCTCAACGGCTGGGCTATCGAAAGCCGCGTCTATGCCGAGGATCCGTTCCGCAACTTCCTGCCCTCGATCGGCCGGCTCGTGAAGTACCGCCCGCCCGAGGAGGGGACGAGCGACGGCATCACGGTGCGCAACGACACCGGTGTCGAGGAAGGCGGCGAGATCTCGATGTTCTACGATCCGATGATCGCCAAGCTCGTGACGCATGGGCCGTCGCGGATCGCGGCCATCGACGCGCAGGCCGAGGCCCTGGACGCGTTCTATATCGACGGGATTCAGCACAACATCCCGTTCGTGACGGCGCTGATGCACCACCCGCGCTGGCGCGAGGGACACCTCTCCACCGGCTTCATCGCGGAAGAGTATCCGGAAGGCTTCAAGAGCCGGCGGGCCGAGGGCGAGGAGCTTTCCGTGCTCGTTGCCGTGGCGGCTGCCATCGATCACCTCCATAACGTGCGGCGCCGTCAGATCAGCCACCAGATGGCCAATGGCACGGTCGAGTTTGCCAAGCGCCGCGTGGTCGACGTCGGCGGGCAGCGTCAGACGATCGAAGTCGGCGGCACGGACGGCAGTCTGCTGCACGTGAGCTTCATCGGCGCCGATGGGGCCGTGTCGCAGTCGGTATCGGTCGGCTCCGACTGGTCGGCGGGTGAGCCAGTGTGGCGCGGCGAGGTCGGCGGCAAGACGGTTGCCGTGCAGGTGCGCCCGATCTTGAACGGTGCGACGCTCTCCTATCGGGGTATCCAGAGCCCGGTCTACGTCTACACCGAGCGCGAGGCCGAGCTTGCGGCGCTGATGCCGGTGAAGGCCGCGGCCGACATGTCGAAGTTCCTGCTGTGCCCGATGCCCGGTCTCGTCAAGGCGATCCACACCAGCGAAGGCCAGGACGTGAAGGCCGGCGACGCGCTGGCCGTGGTCGAGGCCATGAAGATGGAGAACATCCTCAGGGCCGAGCGCGACGGCAAGGTGAAGAAGGTCAACGCCAAGCCGGGGGACAGCCTGGCGGTGGATGCCGTGATCCTCGAGTTTGCGTGA
- a CDS encoding acylphosphatase, with protein sequence MTGSARTAHVRIEGRVQGVGYRLWTQRTAVALGLGGFVRNRRDGSVEAVFHGPDEAVADMLKRCLAGPSGAAVTKVETLAEVDESFVGFEVRDTA encoded by the coding sequence ATGACGGGCTCCGCTCGTACGGCCCATGTCCGGATCGAAGGTCGCGTGCAGGGCGTGGGCTACCGGCTGTGGACACAGCGGACCGCCGTGGCGCTCGGGCTCGGGGGCTTCGTGCGCAACCGGCGCGACGGGTCGGTCGAGGCGGTGTTCCATGGGCCGGACGAGGCCGTCGCCGATATGCTCAAGCGCTGCCTTGCGGGGCCGAGTGGCGCCGCCGTGACGAAGGTCGAAACGCTTGCGGAGGTCGACGAGTCCTTCGTCGGCTTCGAGGTGCGCGACACGGCGTAA
- a CDS encoding LysR family transcriptional regulator codes for MDINLARTFLMVAETGSFIEAAEKLNITQSTVSARIKGLEELLGRPVFERSKSGADLTAAGEQFRKHALALVRVWQRAQLEVSLSDQHRDHLAVGAPLGLWQGFLLKWVARLRADSPDIAVSAVSAPSTVLTQRLIEGTLDLAVMYRPIQPPGHVVEHLFDEEFVLVTSAKLTGRRAVSDYIFVDWGPDFHQDHAAAYPELTNPGLHLDLGSISIEYLLANEASAYFPVRIVKPYVARGRLRQPKRARRFVYPVYVVYPEDRDEETYEPVIYGLRSAAARVGSA; via the coding sequence ATGGACATCAATCTCGCACGAACGTTCCTGATGGTCGCCGAGACAGGCAGCTTCATCGAAGCGGCCGAGAAGCTCAACATCACGCAATCCACCGTATCTGCGCGCATTAAGGGGCTCGAGGAGCTGCTCGGGCGGCCCGTGTTCGAGCGTTCGAAGTCGGGTGCAGACCTCACTGCAGCGGGCGAGCAGTTCCGCAAACATGCCCTCGCCCTCGTCCGCGTATGGCAGCGCGCGCAGCTCGAAGTGAGCCTCTCGGACCAGCACCGCGACCATCTGGCAGTCGGGGCACCGCTCGGTCTCTGGCAAGGATTCCTGTTGAAATGGGTGGCGCGCCTGCGCGCGGACAGCCCCGACATCGCCGTCTCGGCCGTCTCGGCGCCTTCGACCGTGCTCACCCAGCGCCTGATCGAGGGCACGCTCGACCTCGCGGTCATGTATCGCCCCATTCAGCCGCCGGGGCACGTCGTCGAGCATCTGTTCGACGAGGAGTTCGTGCTCGTGACCAGCGCCAAGCTAACGGGCCGCCGCGCCGTCAGCGACTACATCTTCGTCGATTGGGGGCCGGACTTTCATCAGGATCACGCGGCCGCCTATCCCGAGCTCACCAACCCCGGCCTGCACCTCGACCTCGGCTCGATCAGCATCGAATACCTGCTCGCCAACGAGGCCTCGGCCTACTTCCCGGTCCGCATCGTGAAGCCCTATGTGGCGCGCGGACGCCTGCGCCAGCCCAAGCGAGCCCGGCGCTTCGTCTATCCGGTGTACGTCGTCTATCCGGAGGATCGCGACGAGGAGACCTACGAGCCGGTGATTTACGGCCTGAGGTCGGCAGCCGCCCGCGTCGGCTCGGCCTAA
- the lipB gene encoding lipoyl(octanoyl) transferase LipB has translation MTKFDRSPVEWSVSPGLVDYPRAVAIMERRAAAIRHASAPELVWLLEHPPLYTAGTSARPADLTEPDRLPVYSAGRGGQYTYHGPGQRIAYVMLDVQRRFGTDVRAFVATLEGWIIESLASFGLAGEVRPGRVGVWVHPDPAEPERKIAAIGIRIRHGVSFHGVSLNVDPDLTQYDGIVPCGIADRGVTSLAALGRLASMKDVDMCLRQSFEHAFGAETRLITPAAAGLEAA, from the coding sequence ATGACGAAATTCGATAGAAGCCCCGTGGAATGGAGCGTCAGTCCCGGCCTCGTGGACTACCCGCGCGCGGTGGCCATCATGGAACGGCGCGCCGCCGCGATCCGCCATGCGAGCGCCCCGGAGCTGGTCTGGCTGCTCGAGCATCCGCCCCTCTACACAGCGGGCACGAGCGCCCGCCCCGCCGACCTGACCGAGCCGGATCGACTGCCCGTCTATTCGGCCGGGCGCGGCGGCCAGTACACCTACCATGGGCCCGGCCAGCGTATCGCGTACGTGATGCTCGATGTTCAGCGCCGCTTTGGCACCGACGTCCGCGCTTTCGTGGCAACCCTCGAAGGCTGGATCATCGAGAGCCTGGCGAGCTTCGGCCTTGCTGGCGAGGTGAGGCCCGGCCGCGTCGGCGTCTGGGTGCATCCCGATCCGGCGGAGCCCGAGCGCAAGATCGCCGCCATCGGCATCCGCATCCGCCACGGCGTGAGCTTTCACGGCGTGAGCCTGAACGTGGACCCCGATCTCACACAGTATGATGGCATCGTGCCTTGCGGTATCGCCGATCGCGGTGTCACCAGTCTCGCAGCCCTCGGGCGCCTGGCATCGATGAAAGATGTGGATATGTGCTTGAGGCAGTCCTTCGAGCACGCATTCGGCGCCGAAACGCGCCTCATCACACCCGCTGCGGCGGGCCTCGAAGCCGCATAG
- a CDS encoding site-specific integrase: MRKRARDVYRRGDVTLGWRGKVAVADYRDESGQRRRRKLGVLGEAAARAALDVFAEARSAVKKQQATYLVRDLWRLWLADREKDGLSNKIYEANWKALDPHFGSRAPALITADDCRDYSKARFALGRSPWTVNTELSRLNACLSWAVEARHIQSIDKPKIWMPSRGKGRKRVLTFEEAEALVRGAGDFHVYLFILLAIMTGARKMAILDLTWDRVDFERGTIQYDEDEDRDPMSKRWRKGRATVPMGAVLMRELNRAHRARQTDHVIEHGGRRLKDIKDGFANAAQRAGLGAWRTHPLTGEKVFKTNATPHTIRHSVSTWLRERGVKVEDRAQLLGHADTKTTEIVYTHAGSDVLKPAVEIIGGAIGPLPQRDASARVAQDTKRPKKRRLSPMDKTEDRSI; this comes from the coding sequence ATGCGAAAACGAGCACGTGACGTCTATCGAAGAGGCGACGTCACTCTCGGATGGAGAGGAAAGGTTGCAGTCGCAGACTATCGCGATGAGAGCGGTCAGCGCCGCCGTCGGAAGCTAGGAGTCCTTGGCGAGGCTGCCGCTCGCGCCGCCCTCGACGTCTTCGCCGAGGCGCGATCCGCCGTCAAAAAGCAGCAGGCCACGTATCTCGTGCGCGACCTCTGGCGCCTCTGGCTGGCTGATCGCGAGAAGGACGGGCTGTCAAACAAAATCTATGAAGCCAATTGGAAGGCTCTCGACCCCCATTTTGGAAGCCGAGCGCCGGCCTTGATCACGGCCGACGACTGTCGAGATTACTCAAAAGCGCGGTTCGCGCTCGGCCGCTCGCCCTGGACGGTCAATACCGAGCTGTCGCGGCTCAATGCATGCCTTTCCTGGGCGGTCGAGGCCCGGCACATCCAATCGATCGACAAGCCCAAGATTTGGATGCCGAGCCGGGGCAAGGGCCGCAAGCGCGTGCTGACGTTCGAAGAGGCAGAGGCCCTCGTCAGGGGGGCCGGCGATTTTCACGTTTACCTCTTCATCCTGCTCGCGATCATGACTGGCGCCCGTAAGATGGCCATCCTTGATCTGACCTGGGATCGCGTCGATTTCGAGCGCGGCACCATTCAGTATGACGAGGATGAGGATCGCGACCCGATGTCAAAACGGTGGCGAAAGGGCCGCGCCACCGTTCCGATGGGTGCCGTGCTGATGCGCGAACTTAATAGGGCACATCGAGCTCGCCAGACCGATCATGTTATCGAGCACGGCGGGAGGCGACTGAAGGATATCAAGGACGGCTTCGCGAATGCCGCACAGCGGGCCGGGCTCGGGGCGTGGCGAACGCACCCCCTGACCGGGGAGAAGGTCTTCAAGACTAATGCCACCCCGCACACCATCCGCCACTCCGTAAGCACCTGGCTCCGGGAGCGCGGCGTGAAGGTCGAAGACCGGGCGCAGCTTCTCGGGCATGCCGACACGAAGACGACCGAGATCGTTTACACGCACGCCGGATCAGACGTGCTGAAGCCAGCCGTCGAGATCATCGGGGGAGCGATAGGCCCACTACCTCAAAGGGACGCATCTGCACGAGTTGCGCAGGACACCAAGAGGCCAAAAAAGCGCCGATTGTCCCCTATGGACAAAACCGAAGACCGCTCGATATGA
- the dcm gene encoding DNA (cytosine-5-)-methyltransferase: MGERIKVLDLFSGIGGMSLGLKRTGGFRTVSFCEIDPFCQRVLATHWPEVPISHDITTREFVEGEADFITAGFPCQDASSAGNRSERAGIAGARTGLFREVVRAIRVVRPIGVLLENVAALLNRGMGTVLGSLAESGYDAEWDCIPAAAVGAPCLRDRLVIVAEPDSEGRKRITQRNVFAQAGISPPRRHHVDGLDLAENGTWSALPEPIRVDYGIPGVLDRLRACGNAFHPTIPEMIGRASLGSQGGSGNG; encoded by the coding sequence ATGGGTGAGCGGATCAAAGTTCTCGACCTCTTCAGCGGCATAGGCGGAATGAGCCTGGGCCTCAAGCGCACGGGCGGCTTCAGAACTGTTTCGTTCTGCGAAATCGATCCCTTCTGCCAACGCGTATTGGCCACGCACTGGCCTGAGGTTCCGATCAGCCATGACATCACGACGCGCGAGTTCGTCGAAGGAGAAGCCGACTTCATCACCGCAGGATTCCCATGTCAGGACGCGAGCAGCGCTGGCAATCGTTCGGAGCGCGCCGGAATTGCCGGCGCCCGTACGGGATTGTTCCGGGAGGTGGTGCGTGCCATTCGCGTGGTACGACCGATCGGAGTTCTGCTGGAAAACGTGGCAGCTCTGCTTAACCGGGGGATGGGCACCGTACTCGGATCCTTGGCCGAGAGCGGGTATGATGCGGAATGGGATTGCATACCAGCGGCTGCCGTTGGTGCCCCTTGCTTGCGTGACCGGCTTGTCATTGTTGCCGAGCCCGACAGCGAAGGACGGAAGCGGATCACGCAACGCAACGTCTTCGCGCAAGCCGGGATCTCGCCACCACGGCGGCACCACGTTGACGGATTGGATCTGGCAGAGAACGGGACGTGGTCTGCCCTCCCCGAACCTATCCGAGTGGATTATGGGATTCCCGGAGTTCTGGACCGACTTAGGGCCTGCGGTAACGCGTTCCATCCGACGATCCCGGAAATGATCGGGCGCGCCTCTCTAGGCTCTCAAGGAGGGTCCGGGAATGGGTGA
- a CDS encoding DUF6745 domain-containing protein: MTKSTGEGTMKITSITAEQAEKCGAWAKQWIEIGLSTAPADFDRATDAALKAYALCNLERPTIILRMSSPYGATVGGALAWALLREAGSQVRSQVGSLVGSQVRSGLSNYRGGAFWAGWGAYISFMRDVLGWRGDTLDKFEIDEALIKSCGWVWWHEDVLAISDRPSEINRDEQGRLHNQHGPSIAYRDGWALYHWHGVAIPAEWITDPSTLTAAVALSQSNVELRRAACEMLGWATILRDLNARAIDADSDPLIGTLVEVDLPDVKARFLRVTCGTGREFAICVPPSTRTALAAQAWMVGLNTKSFKAPEIRT, translated from the coding sequence ATGACCAAATCTACCGGAGAGGGGACTATGAAAATAACCAGCATCACGGCCGAGCAGGCAGAAAAGTGCGGAGCGTGGGCCAAGCAGTGGATTGAAATTGGTCTATCTACTGCCCCCGCTGATTTCGACCGCGCGACAGATGCCGCTCTCAAAGCCTATGCGCTGTGCAATTTGGAGCGGCCAACGATCATCCTGCGCATGTCGTCCCCGTATGGAGCGACGGTTGGCGGTGCTCTCGCGTGGGCATTGCTTCGCGAAGCAGGGTCGCAGGTCAGGTCGCAGGTCGGGTCGCTGGTCGGGTCGCAGGTCAGGTCGGGCCTATCCAATTATCGTGGGGGTGCGTTCTGGGCTGGTTGGGGCGCATATATTTCATTCATGCGGGACGTGCTCGGGTGGCGAGGCGACACGCTCGACAAATTCGAAATCGACGAAGCGTTGATCAAATCATGCGGGTGGGTCTGGTGGCACGAAGACGTGCTGGCAATTTCGGACAGGCCCAGTGAGATCAATCGTGACGAGCAAGGTCGGCTCCACAACCAGCATGGGCCATCCATCGCTTATCGAGACGGCTGGGCGCTCTACCATTGGCACGGCGTCGCAATCCCCGCTGAGTGGATCACAGATCCTAGCACGCTGACGGCAGCAGTCGCTCTCTCACAGAGCAACGTCGAACTGCGACGCGCGGCCTGCGAAATGCTGGGCTGGGCGACGATCCTGCGCGACCTCAACGCGCGCGCCATTGACGCTGACAGTGATCCGTTGATCGGAACGCTCGTCGAGGTTGATTTGCCCGATGTTAAGGCCCGGTTCCTGCGCGTTACCTGCGGCACCGGTCGTGAGTTTGCAATCTGCGTACCGCCATCAACCAGGACGGCACTCGCCGCCCAGGCGTGGATGGTTGGACTTAACACGAAATCCTTCAAAGCACCGGAGATACGCACATGA
- a CDS encoding SNF2-related protein, with the protein MALKRTYGRAWHENGGWWLDVEPHVALRLKELFRSVPRTARSPFRIEGDAQTDADLAWFMERYPLDISLADLHHLHARKTLFEQGQAELTSILSGEWSPSGNAGFRDGESPYPYQAQAAELCRRKGRLLLMDDLGLGKTVSALATISDREYLPALIIANTHLVRQWAAKVYEFTTLTTHEIKSTRPYELPKADVYLCTYTKLAGWIDFAEQAPFKSIVFDEVQELRHGENTAKGRAALAFRQRALVALGLSATPIYNYGSEIFEIVNVLEPGALGSFDDFKREWCSMGPGNHWIVDEPQALGTYLRERHISLRRTDDDIGNQRPPLNVITHTVPFDDTVMQADDALIRTLARRVLNAETFHEKGKAAREFDMMLRKITGVAKAPHVAAFVRILLDAGQPVLLCGWHREVYEIWLRDLSRYRPVMFTGSETAAQKEKAKQAFCSGETNLFIMSLRSGAGLDGLQQRCRTIVFGELDWSPQVHAQCCGRLRRPGQTEQVDAIYLHADDGSDPTVISVLGLKASQSQGIVDPLSAPSDQHSDATRIQRLAELYLAGRSIEAAPVAAEPKEAPQPMFSFEDAL; encoded by the coding sequence ATGGCTCTAAAGCGCACCTACGGCCGGGCCTGGCACGAGAACGGCGGATGGTGGCTCGATGTGGAGCCGCACGTCGCCCTGAGGCTCAAGGAGCTGTTTCGCAGCGTCCCGCGCACGGCGCGCTCACCCTTCCGCATTGAAGGCGACGCGCAGACGGACGCCGATCTCGCTTGGTTTATGGAGCGCTACCCGCTCGACATCTCCCTAGCCGATCTGCACCACCTCCACGCGCGCAAAACCCTCTTTGAGCAGGGGCAGGCAGAGCTTACCAGCATTCTTTCGGGCGAGTGGTCCCCCTCGGGCAATGCCGGGTTCCGAGACGGCGAAAGCCCCTATCCCTATCAGGCGCAAGCCGCCGAACTGTGCCGACGCAAAGGCCGACTGCTGCTGATGGACGACCTCGGCCTCGGTAAGACGGTATCCGCCCTCGCAACGATCTCCGACCGCGAATATCTGCCCGCGCTGATTATCGCCAACACGCACCTTGTGCGCCAGTGGGCCGCCAAGGTCTACGAGTTCACGACGCTGACGACGCATGAGATCAAGTCGACGAGGCCCTACGAACTCCCGAAGGCGGACGTCTACCTCTGCACATACACGAAGCTCGCCGGCTGGATCGACTTCGCCGAGCAGGCGCCCTTCAAGAGCATCGTCTTCGACGAGGTGCAGGAGCTGCGTCACGGGGAAAACACAGCCAAAGGCCGGGCCGCCCTCGCCTTCCGGCAACGGGCCCTGGTCGCTCTCGGGCTCAGCGCAACCCCCATCTATAATTACGGCTCCGAGATCTTCGAGATCGTCAATGTCCTCGAGCCTGGCGCGCTCGGATCCTTCGACGACTTCAAGCGCGAATGGTGCTCGATGGGTCCGGGCAACCATTGGATTGTCGACGAGCCTCAGGCCCTCGGTACCTATCTTCGCGAGCGCCACATTTCGCTTCGGCGCACCGACGACGACATCGGCAACCAGCGCCCGCCGCTCAACGTCATCACGCACACCGTGCCGTTTGACGATACGGTGATGCAGGCCGACGACGCACTGATCCGCACGCTGGCGCGCCGCGTGCTCAATGCCGAGACCTTCCACGAGAAGGGCAAGGCAGCGCGCGAGTTCGATATGATGCTGCGCAAGATCACGGGCGTCGCCAAGGCCCCCCATGTGGCCGCGTTCGTCCGCATCCTGCTCGACGCCGGCCAGCCGGTGCTGCTTTGCGGCTGGCACCGCGAAGTCTACGAGATCTGGCTGCGCGACCTTTCCCGCTATCGCCCGGTGATGTTCACGGGCAGCGAGACGGCAGCACAAAAGGAGAAGGCCAAGCAGGCCTTCTGTTCGGGCGAGACGAACCTCTTCATCATGTCGCTGCGCTCGGGCGCAGGCCTTGATGGCCTGCAGCAACGTTGCCGCACGATCGTCTTCGGCGAGCTCGACTGGTCGCCTCAGGTGCATGCGCAGTGCTGCGGGCGCCTCCGCAGGCCGGGACAGACGGAGCAGGTCGACGCGATCTATCTCCACGCCGACGATGGCTCGGATCCGACAGTGATCTCAGTGCTCGGGCTCAAGGCGAGCCAATCTCAGGGCATCGTCGACCCGCTCTCGGCGCCGTCCGATCAGCACTCTGACGCAACCCGTATTCAGCGCCTTGCAGAGCTCTACCTTGCCGGCCGCTCGATCGAGGCCGCGCCTGTCGCTGCGGAGCCCAAGGAAGCCCCGCAACCGATGTTCAGCTTCGAGGATGCGTTATGA
- a CDS encoding site-specific DNA-methyltransferase encodes MAGGMTILDQHTGDGFLAIHGDCVHALSDLPDASVGFSVYSPPFGDLFVYSDSAADMGNVSGDAQFFEQYCHVIRHMLRVLKPGRLTAVHCTDLPSRKGKDGFIGVKPFSDDIVRAHIEAGFIFHCRVTVWRDPVVEMQRTKALGLLYKQIKKDSCMSRTGLPDYLLVFRKPGDNPERVGHDEHEFPVDQWQQWASPVWMDIRQGNVLNVRMAREGEDERHLCPLQLDLIERAIRLWSNPGDVVLSPFMGIGSEGVTALKTGRKYVGVELKESYFRQAVKYLVDAEAQASVGTLFGAIA; translated from the coding sequence ATGGCTGGCGGCATGACCATTCTCGACCAGCACACAGGCGACGGGTTCCTGGCGATCCACGGCGACTGCGTGCACGCACTCAGCGATCTTCCGGACGCGAGCGTCGGATTCTCGGTCTACTCGCCGCCCTTCGGAGATCTGTTCGTATACTCGGACAGCGCCGCCGACATGGGCAACGTCTCGGGTGATGCCCAATTCTTCGAGCAGTATTGCCACGTGATCCGCCACATGCTGCGCGTGCTGAAGCCGGGCCGCCTGACGGCCGTGCACTGCACCGATCTGCCTAGCCGCAAGGGTAAGGATGGCTTTATCGGCGTGAAGCCGTTCTCCGACGATATCGTGCGCGCGCACATCGAGGCAGGGTTCATCTTTCATTGCCGGGTGACAGTCTGGCGCGATCCCGTCGTCGAGATGCAGCGCACCAAGGCACTCGGCCTCCTCTACAAGCAAATCAAGAAGGATAGCTGCATGTCCCGCACGGGGCTGCCGGATTATCTGCTCGTGTTCCGTAAGCCGGGCGACAACCCGGAGCGCGTCGGGCACGACGAGCACGAGTTCCCCGTCGACCAGTGGCAGCAATGGGCGTCGCCGGTCTGGATGGATATCCGGCAAGGCAACGTGCTCAACGTCCGCATGGCGCGCGAGGGCGAGGACGAGCGCCATCTTTGCCCTCTCCAATTGGATCTGATCGAGCGTGCGATCCGCCTCTGGTCCAACCCCGGCGACGTCGTGCTCTCCCCGTTCATGGGCATCGGATCGGAGGGCGTCACGGCGCTCAAGACCGGCCGCAAGTATGTCGGCGTCGAGCTAAAGGAATCCTACTTCCGCCAAGCGGTGAAGTACCTCGTCGACGCCGAGGCGCAGGCAAGCGTCGGCACCCTCTTCGGAGCAATCGCATGA